The proteins below are encoded in one region of Fimbriimonadia bacterium:
- a CDS encoding dynamin family protein: MGAHAAAAGELREVLDQLACLADRHTEHHVAEVLRGTSARLAEHRFNLVVFGEFKRGKSTLVNALIGHEVLPTALTPLTSAITVVRYGREPSARIVKLDRTVTEIAVEDLPHYITELGNPGNEKGVDHAVVSVPAPILADGLQLIDTPGTGSIFLHNTATARGFLSSADAALFVLSSDPPMSEAEATFLQTVCEQVPRVFVVVNKSDRLTPTELEQALNFTRETIRGRLDLTLPIMAVSSKRALEASAKNNGDLVEASGFGKLVAVVTDFLQTDRTAVALQSARRTVTAAEEVLSTRLSLEQTVLTTPFEEIQSRLSTFTTRLEKLRAERERNLFLLREKSRQDLIASVEQDLEALKRAEFPSALVSLKAFLDNVGPRVTAAEAFEQASRSIADTIDNILGVWRQEEEVRINARLEGVLEEFSQQMASSLQGIHEAASDAFGVELKSFAIREGLTDRSRFSLARWQAEVHLSPEAWILARFLPARFVRRWIERTVTAKLWEMFEMSCGQIRYDFVRRIEPTVKKCAQELAERADETAQAITEAVEQLARQRQARSSALEAELAALERERVLLHQLAERASRAVAVGIA, encoded by the coding sequence ATGGGGGCTCACGCAGCCGCAGCGGGAGAGCTTCGGGAAGTACTCGACCAGCTCGCATGCCTGGCAGATCGGCACACCGAGCACCATGTAGCGGAGGTCCTTCGCGGAACGAGTGCTCGGCTCGCCGAACACCGTTTCAACTTGGTGGTCTTCGGTGAGTTCAAGCGTGGCAAGAGCACTTTGGTCAACGCCCTCATCGGTCACGAAGTGCTGCCAACAGCCTTGACCCCCCTGACATCCGCGATCACCGTCGTGCGCTACGGGAGGGAGCCGTCGGCTCGCATAGTGAAACTGGACCGGACCGTCACGGAGATTGCAGTCGAGGATTTGCCGCACTACATCACGGAGCTGGGCAATCCAGGCAACGAGAAGGGGGTAGACCACGCCGTCGTCTCGGTGCCGGCCCCCATTCTGGCGGACGGCCTGCAACTTATCGACACGCCGGGCACCGGTTCCATCTTTCTTCACAACACCGCGACAGCGCGCGGGTTTTTGTCGAGTGCCGACGCTGCTCTCTTCGTGCTATCGTCGGATCCCCCCATGAGCGAGGCCGAAGCAACGTTCCTGCAGACAGTGTGTGAACAGGTGCCGCGTGTGTTCGTGGTAGTGAACAAGTCTGACAGGTTGACGCCGACTGAGCTGGAGCAGGCCCTGAACTTCACCCGTGAGACGATCCGTGGGCGCCTCGACCTAACGCTGCCCATAATGGCAGTTTCCTCGAAGCGTGCCCTCGAGGCCTCTGCTAAGAACAACGGTGATCTGGTCGAAGCGAGTGGCTTTGGCAAGCTGGTCGCTGTGGTAACAGATTTCCTGCAGACGGATCGCACTGCCGTCGCCTTGCAGTCTGCGCGGCGGACGGTTACTGCAGCAGAGGAAGTGCTGAGTACCAGGCTGTCACTCGAGCAGACTGTGCTGACCACGCCCTTCGAAGAGATTCAGAGCCGTCTCAGCACTTTCACAACGCGCCTCGAGAAGCTCCGTGCCGAGCGCGAGCGCAACCTATTCCTGCTGCGCGAGAAGAGCCGTCAGGACCTGATTGCTTCCGTGGAGCAAGACTTGGAGGCACTGAAGCGGGCGGAGTTCCCCAGTGCCTTGGTGAGTCTCAAGGCCTTTCTCGACAACGTGGGGCCGAGGGTTACGGCGGCTGAAGCGTTCGAGCAGGCAAGCAGAAGCATTGCCGACACCATAGACAACATCCTTGGCGTCTGGCGGCAGGAGGAAGAGGTTAGGATCAACGCCCGTCTCGAAGGCGTTCTGGAGGAGTTCTCGCAACAGATGGCCTCATCGCTCCAGGGGATTCACGAAGCAGCGTCCGACGCCTTCGGCGTGGAGTTAAAGTCCTTCGCCATCCGAGAAGGCCTGACAGACAGAAGTCGCTTCTCGCTTGCCCGCTGGCAGGCCGAAGTTCATCTCAGCCCAGAGGCCTGGATCCTTGCGCGCTTCTTGCCGGCCCGGTTCGTACGCAGGTGGATCGAACGCACGGTGACGGCGAAGCTCTGGGAGATGTTCGAGATGAGTTGTGGCCAGATCCGCTACGACTTCGTGCGACGCATAGAACCCACGGTGAAGAAGTGCGCACAGGAGCTCGCCGAGCGGGCAGACGAGACTGCACAGGCGATCACCGAGGCAGTGGAGCAACTTGCTCGCCAGAGGCAGGCCAGGTCCTCCGCTCTGGAGGCGGAGCTTGCCGCGCTCGAACGCGAACGGGTGCTCCTCCATCAGCTTGCAGAGCGCGCGAGCAGGGCGGTTGCTGTCGGAATAGCTTGA
- a CDS encoding DinB family protein: MDRALLVMQFDQILEGWDIPTPAGVLRVREDSRAAVPAGAAYSILTNLAHTVLWQDFWLQKLAGGRRKAGPPEWNNDFRVPDPSEWHALKKRLLDGLQEARRIAASEPFDHKLVSDQEAVETLIRILIHVSYHLGQMNLLRRMASSAKRA, translated from the coding sequence ATGGACCGTGCGCTCTTAGTGATGCAGTTCGACCAGATTCTGGAAGGCTGGGACATCCCGACCCCGGCAGGCGTGTTGCGAGTGCGTGAGGATAGTCGGGCGGCGGTACCGGCGGGAGCAGCCTACTCGATTCTGACGAACCTCGCGCACACCGTTCTGTGGCAGGACTTCTGGCTGCAGAAGCTCGCAGGCGGACGACGGAAGGCGGGCCCGCCGGAATGGAACAACGACTTTCGTGTGCCGGACCCGAGCGAGTGGCACGCGCTGAAGAAACGATTGCTCGATGGGCTGCAGGAGGCTCGGCGTATCGCTGCCAGTGAACCCTTCGACCACAAGCTGGTTTCGGATCAGGAAGCCGTCGAAACGCTGATCCGCATCCTTATCCACGTCTCGTACCACCTCGGCCAGATGAACCTGCTGAGACGAATGGCTTCATCGGCCAAGCGTGCCTGA
- a CDS encoding alpha-galactosidase — translation MLLIVFWVMQIVAQVLFKWGSLSDSRWVWGFWGGNALGLSSIWLLMLVYRVINPNVALGVAAGGAFLLSRIAIAVAFRSKVAPVQWLGIATMVAGMLLLATGGMAQRGEPDMAGKPEAATSQRLDRQPDECEPSVAGHGQHEASTMKPASIPPIPTSEDMAESRALYEQFFTDPSKLPITYLFDGKQQRGIPRDWQPVTQTRLLDANMVELVWTGRAPQTGLEIRIECLVYRDYPVLEWVAWFANRGTTPTPLLSDIEALDATLVGSAPVLHHYRGDFWDEHGYEPQEAVLAPGTKVHLAPNGGRPCDGWFPYFRILFEGRGLTWALGWPGQWSLTVEGASDGVHVKAGQEKTHLRLDPGESIRTPRMTVLAWKGDETRAINLWRRWYLAHLLPRPNGRPLQPLIALAATDEGEEFTAATEENQLRYMAKFQEHGIPFDVWWIDAGWYPCSDNEERRRWPITGNWYPDPERFPNGMKAISEAAESAGAKLLVWFEPERVRAGTMFERDHPDWLLRAKESDNALFNLGNPDCRQWLTDHVCKLIRDNGIRIYRQDHNFSPLQHWRENETEGRQGMNENLYVQGYLRYWDDLIEHNPGLWIDSCASGGRRNDLETMRRSVPLHYSDYGYGDHPVKLAFQRTLYEWIPYFKEFTLSWDLTGGSRFDASVDPFAYYTAMAPMLFVTLDIRRDDYDFELSRKLIAIWRNASQLLLFGDYYPLTPYHRDATQWVVRQFDEPTTGRGVIQAVRLPKNSEETFVARPKGVAPEARYIFESSDNGETVEVTGEKLQSEGFPIKLPQRGAVLWFYRKL, via the coding sequence GTGCTGTTAATCGTTTTTTGGGTGATGCAGATCGTGGCGCAGGTGCTGTTCAAGTGGGGCAGCCTTTCGGACTCTCGTTGGGTGTGGGGGTTCTGGGGCGGGAACGCCCTCGGCCTGTCCAGCATATGGCTGTTGATGCTGGTGTACCGCGTGATCAACCCCAACGTCGCGCTAGGCGTCGCTGCGGGTGGTGCGTTCCTGCTTAGTCGGATTGCCATCGCCGTGGCGTTTCGTTCCAAGGTGGCTCCCGTGCAGTGGCTGGGAATCGCGACGATGGTGGCGGGCATGCTGCTGCTCGCGACGGGAGGAATGGCTCAACGCGGCGAACCCGATATGGCCGGCAAACCCGAGGCTGCAACCTCCCAACGACTGGACCGACAACCCGATGAATGCGAGCCCTCGGTTGCCGGACACGGACAGCACGAGGCGAGCACGATGAAGCCTGCATCTATACCCCCGATACCGACCTCTGAAGACATGGCCGAGAGCCGTGCCCTGTACGAGCAGTTTTTCACCGACCCCTCGAAGCTCCCTATCACCTATCTGTTCGACGGAAAGCAGCAGAGGGGCATCCCGAGGGACTGGCAGCCAGTGACCCAGACTCGACTGCTGGACGCGAACATGGTAGAGCTGGTGTGGACGGGCCGTGCCCCACAGACTGGACTGGAAATCCGGATCGAGTGCCTGGTCTACAGGGATTATCCCGTGCTGGAATGGGTCGCCTGGTTCGCCAACCGTGGCACCACACCCACCCCGCTTCTAAGTGACATCGAAGCGCTCGATGCGACTCTGGTAGGTTCGGCACCAGTCCTACACCACTACAGAGGCGACTTCTGGGACGAGCATGGCTATGAGCCTCAAGAGGCGGTCTTGGCTCCGGGAACGAAGGTTCATCTCGCTCCCAACGGCGGACGCCCTTGCGATGGGTGGTTCCCCTACTTCCGCATTCTCTTCGAAGGTCGCGGCCTAACCTGGGCGCTCGGATGGCCTGGGCAGTGGTCGCTGACGGTCGAGGGCGCGAGCGATGGAGTGCACGTGAAGGCCGGGCAGGAGAAGACACACCTCCGACTCGACCCCGGCGAGAGCATCCGGACGCCACGCATGACGGTGTTGGCATGGAAGGGTGACGAAACGCGTGCGATCAACCTGTGGCGGCGGTGGTACCTCGCGCACCTACTGCCGCGACCGAACGGACGGCCCCTGCAGCCGCTCATTGCTCTGGCAGCCACGGATGAGGGCGAGGAGTTCACAGCCGCGACGGAAGAGAACCAACTGCGCTACATGGCCAAGTTCCAGGAACATGGGATCCCTTTCGATGTGTGGTGGATTGATGCGGGGTGGTATCCCTGCTCGGACAACGAGGAACGGCGGCGGTGGCCGATCACGGGGAACTGGTACCCAGATCCCGAGCGGTTTCCCAACGGGATGAAAGCTATCTCCGAGGCGGCAGAGAGTGCCGGTGCGAAGCTGTTGGTGTGGTTCGAGCCGGAACGCGTGCGGGCCGGCACGATGTTCGAGCGCGATCATCCCGACTGGCTGCTGCGAGCCAAGGAGAGCGACAATGCGCTGTTCAATCTCGGCAACCCCGACTGCAGGCAGTGGCTGACCGACCACGTGTGTAAGCTCATCCGTGACAACGGCATACGCATCTATCGGCAGGACCACAACTTCTCGCCTTTGCAGCACTGGCGAGAAAACGAGACAGAAGGTCGGCAGGGGATGAACGAGAACCTGTACGTGCAGGGGTACCTGCGCTATTGGGACGACCTGATCGAGCACAATCCGGGGCTGTGGATCGACTCCTGTGCGAGTGGTGGGAGGCGCAACGACCTCGAGACTATGCGGCGCTCTGTTCCGCTGCACTACAGCGACTATGGATATGGCGACCACCCCGTCAAGCTGGCATTCCAGCGGACGCTGTACGAGTGGATTCCGTACTTCAAGGAGTTCACACTGTCATGGGACCTGACGGGTGGCTCGCGCTTCGATGCCTCGGTGGATCCGTTCGCCTACTATACTGCAATGGCACCCATGCTGTTCGTGACACTGGACATCCGACGGGACGACTACGACTTCGAGCTATCTCGCAAACTGATCGCGATCTGGCGCAACGCGTCACAGTTGTTACTGTTTGGCGACTACTATCCGCTCACGCCCTATCATCGTGATGCCACGCAATGGGTGGTGCGCCAGTTCGACGAGCCGACAACCGGACGAGGGGTGATCCAGGCGGTACGTTTGCCAAAGAACTCGGAGGAGACCTTCGTGGCTAGGCCGAAAGGGGTAGCGCCCGAGGCTCGATACATCTTCGAGAGCAGTGACAATGGTGAGACCGTAGAGGTTACCGGGGAGAAGCTGCAGTCGGAGGGTTTCCCTATCAAGCTCCCACAGCGCGGCGCGGTTCTGTGGTTCTACCGCAAACTGTGA
- a CDS encoding tyrosine phenol-lyase, whose translation MTKKMRRRSWAEPFKIKVVEPLLMTTREQREVALKEAGYNTFLLPSRLVYIDLLTDSGTNAMSDWQWAGMMMGDEAYAGSQNFEHLQEAVRKYYGYRYVVPTHQGRGAEHLLSKSLIKPGDFVPGNMYFTTTRLHQELAGATFVDVVIDEAHDPENLHPFKGNVDLDKLEGLIKKVGAKRVPYLCLAGTVNMAGGQPFSMANLREVRDLTKRYRIPIYVDATRLVENAYFIQQREKGWADKSLAHIVREVGKLTDGCTMSAKKDSLVNIGGFLATNSKKLYEEACNLVVVYEGLHTYGGLAGRDMEAMARGIVESMHQDHMRARIGQVEYLGNNLLREGIPIVLPIGGHAVFIDARRFYPHIPQDDFPAQTLAAQIYLESGIRTMERGIASAGRNPATKDHYRPKLELTRLTIPRRVYTQAHMDVTVESVAEVYSQRKSVKGLRMVYEPKHLRFFRARFEPK comes from the coding sequence ATGACGAAGAAGATGCGCAGACGCTCCTGGGCGGAGCCTTTCAAGATCAAGGTCGTCGAACCGCTCCTGATGACGACTCGGGAACAGCGCGAAGTAGCGCTGAAGGAAGCGGGCTACAACACCTTTTTGCTGCCCTCGCGGCTCGTGTACATCGACCTGTTAACCGACTCCGGCACGAACGCGATGAGCGACTGGCAATGGGCCGGCATGATGATGGGGGACGAGGCCTATGCCGGAAGCCAAAATTTCGAGCACTTGCAGGAGGCGGTGCGCAAGTACTACGGCTACCGATACGTAGTGCCGACGCACCAAGGCAGAGGAGCCGAACACCTACTCAGCAAGAGCCTCATCAAACCAGGCGACTTCGTTCCCGGCAACATGTACTTCACTACCACCAGGCTCCACCAAGAGCTAGCCGGCGCGACGTTCGTGGACGTGGTGATTGACGAGGCACACGATCCGGAGAACTTACACCCATTCAAGGGCAACGTTGACCTGGACAAGCTGGAGGGACTGATCAAGAAGGTGGGTGCCAAGCGGGTGCCCTATCTGTGTCTTGCAGGAACAGTCAACATGGCTGGCGGACAGCCCTTCAGCATGGCGAATCTACGCGAGGTTCGAGATCTGACCAAGCGATACCGCATACCCATCTACGTGGACGCCACGCGACTGGTAGAGAACGCCTACTTCATCCAGCAGCGCGAAAAGGGATGGGCCGACAAGTCATTGGCGCACATAGTACGCGAAGTTGGAAAACTGACCGACGGATGCACGATGAGCGCGAAGAAGGACTCGCTCGTCAACATAGGCGGTTTTCTCGCCACTAACTCTAAGAAGTTGTACGAAGAGGCTTGCAACCTGGTGGTAGTGTACGAAGGTCTGCACACCTACGGCGGTCTTGCGGGCCGCGACATGGAGGCCATGGCTCGAGGCATCGTGGAGAGCATGCACCAAGATCACATGCGAGCACGTATCGGCCAGGTCGAGTACCTGGGTAACAATCTGTTGCGCGAGGGCATACCCATCGTTCTCCCCATCGGCGGTCATGCTGTGTTCATAGATGCACGCCGGTTCTATCCGCACATTCCGCAAGACGACTTCCCGGCACAGACGCTGGCGGCACAGATCTACCTGGAGAGCGGCATCCGTACGATGGAGCGCGGGATTGCTAGCGCGGGTCGAAACCCGGCGACCAAGGACCACTATCGTCCCAAGCTCGAACTGACACGCCTGACAATCCCTCGACGGGTGTATACCCAGGCGCACATGGATGTTACGGTAGAGTCGGTGGCCGAGGTGTACTCGCAGCGGAAGTCGGTGAAGGGATTGCGCATGGTGTACGAGCCGAAGCATTTACGCTTCTTCCGCGCCCGCTTCGAGCCGAAATAA
- a CDS encoding VOC family protein produces MIDAIEGENHDIHFHASSPILRVESLERSLDYYTRVLGFSVDWNYEGRIASVSRKHANLMLCEGAQGCSGTWVWIGVGDAAALHQEYMAKGARIPLPPTNYPWAYEMHVQDPDGHVIRLGSEPRSDIPFSDWVAWYQDA; encoded by the coding sequence GTGATCGACGCAATCGAAGGGGAGAACCACGACATTCACTTCCACGCGTCGAGCCCGATACTACGGGTCGAAAGCCTGGAGCGCAGCTTGGATTACTACACGCGCGTTCTCGGGTTCTCGGTTGACTGGAACTATGAAGGGCGCATCGCATCAGTCTCGCGCAAGCACGCCAATCTAATGCTGTGCGAGGGCGCCCAGGGGTGTAGCGGCACCTGGGTGTGGATCGGCGTCGGCGATGCCGCCGCACTGCATCAGGAGTACATGGCGAAGGGCGCTCGTATTCCACTACCGCCTACGAACTATCCTTGGGCTTACGAAATGCACGTGCAGGACCCGGACGGCCATGTCATACGATTGGGCTCCGAGCCGCGGAGTGACATCCCCTTTTCGGACTGGGTGGCCTGGTATCAGGATGCGTAG
- a CDS encoding NmrA family NAD(P)-binding protein, with the protein MVAVVGATGAQGGGMCRATLEDPSDGFRVRTLMCIPDPPMAKVFAEREGEVVGTDLDDAEILGGAFAGAYDIYGVTNLLEHTCQPAFRTREVGRSALQYS; encoded by the coding sequence TTGGTCGCAGTGGTTGGCGCGACGGGGGCGCAGGGTGGCGGAATGTGCCGCGCCACTTTGGAGGACCCGTCCGACGGTTTCCGGGTGCGCACGTTGATGTGCATTCCCGACCCACCCATGGCAAAGGTGTTCGCTGAGCGTGAAGGCGAAGTGGTCGGAACTGACCTGGACGACGCCGAGATCCTCGGCGGAGCCTTTGCGGGTGCATACGACATCTACGGCGTCACGAACCTCTTGGAGCACACCTGTCAGCCCGCCTTTCGTACTAGGGAGGTCGGCAGGTCGGCGCTCCAGTACAGCTGA
- a CDS encoding right-handed parallel beta-helix repeat-containing protein, with protein sequence MSLQDALLVAQPGDEIRIARGTYCPGPPGDTTASFQLRDGVTLLGGYVGGDMATNIRDPRANPTILCGDIGYDDVFGSGWWRTGWAVNSPNSQHVVSATDVSGATLDGLVVSQGYAIQSSGAGIYAERSDLHIRNCVFRRNASYQGRGTCAYILDSQVQFEGCRFEESYGRLSSGVGIGAYGASEVTVAGCAFYDLEADGDASSGNGGAIEFWTVLPATVVQCSFDRCKAFPFGGQYAQGSGTYGGAIHNFGAPLSVARCWFTNNISMQGGAIYSWKDLTVNNCVFSGNQTYALPTSQGQSIGGFGGAIATYSSQNYTLMVVGCTLVNNEAHETGGIWFNGYGTVSALVSGCILWGNRDQDGVHCQAQVKKASYCCIQNLWVPRPGEDPIDPAKFPHCFDLDPQFVAFPTDLRLGPNSPCLDAADRTAHFAGQFWDILGSPRFVDIVWAPDTGRGSSPLPDMGAFERQLDGPPVTGIPVRR encoded by the coding sequence GTGAGCCTCCAGGACGCGCTCCTAGTGGCGCAACCGGGTGATGAGATACGAATTGCCAGAGGCACCTATTGTCCAGGACCTCCCGGCGACACCACAGCTAGTTTCCAACTGAGGGATGGTGTTACGCTTCTGGGCGGTTACGTCGGGGGTGACATGGCAACCAATATTCGCGACCCTAGGGCGAATCCTACTATTCTGTGCGGTGATATTGGCTATGACGATGTGTTCGGTTCTGGCTGGTGGCGCACTGGTTGGGCGGTCAATAGCCCTAACAGCCAGCATGTCGTCTCGGCAACCGACGTCAGTGGAGCAACCCTGGATGGGCTCGTCGTCTCCCAAGGGTATGCCATTCAGTCCAGCGGTGCAGGGATTTATGCCGAGCGTAGCGACCTTCACATCCGGAACTGTGTTTTTCGGCGCAATGCCTCGTACCAAGGGCGTGGGACCTGTGCTTACATCCTCGACAGCCAAGTGCAGTTCGAGGGCTGTAGGTTCGAGGAGAGTTATGGGCGGCTCTCTAGTGGCGTTGGAATTGGGGCTTACGGCGCAAGCGAGGTCACAGTAGCGGGCTGCGCGTTCTACGACTTGGAAGCGGATGGTGATGCATCGAGTGGAAATGGCGGGGCCATCGAGTTCTGGACCGTCCTTCCGGCTACCGTGGTTCAGTGCAGCTTCGACCGCTGCAAAGCATTTCCGTTCGGTGGGCAGTACGCACAGGGTTCCGGCACCTATGGGGGTGCCATCCACAACTTCGGGGCTCCTCTGAGCGTCGCCAGATGCTGGTTCACGAACAACATTTCGATGCAGGGAGGCGCAATCTATAGTTGGAAGGACCTCACGGTAAACAATTGCGTGTTCTCGGGCAACCAAACCTATGCACTTCCAACGAGCCAGGGCCAGTCAATCGGGGGCTTTGGCGGCGCAATCGCCACCTATTCGTCTCAGAATTACACACTTATGGTCGTGGGCTGCACTCTCGTCAACAACGAGGCTCACGAGACTGGCGGCATCTGGTTCAACGGCTACGGGACGGTGTCCGCACTCGTCTCGGGCTGTATTTTGTGGGGGAACCGTGACCAGGACGGCGTACATTGTCAAGCTCAGGTAAAGAAAGCGAGTTACTGCTGCATCCAGAACCTCTGGGTCCCACGACCCGGCGAGGACCCCATCGATCCGGCCAAGTTCCCACACTGCTTCGATCTAGACCCGCAGTTCGTCGCGTTTCCGACCGACCTACGGCTAGGCCCCAACTCGCCCTGCCTCGACGCGGCGGACAGGACCGCTCACTTCGCCGGGCAGTTCTGGGATATCCTGGGCAGCCCGCGCTTCGTAGACATCGTCTGGGCACCCGACACCGGTCGTGGCTCATCTCCCTTGCCAGACATGGGTGCGTTCGAGCGTCAGCTAGACGGCCCGCCTGTTACAGGGATACCCGTTCGCCGCTGA